A single Tenacibaculum sp. Bg11-29 DNA region contains:
- a CDS encoding alginate export family protein: MKINKIFSIILILITSLAYSQFKIDAEIRPRAEYRHGFKTLFPDNANAALFTSQRTRLNFTQSINKLNFYVSVQDVRIWGDVPQLNSADNNGLSIHQAWAEILLDGNFSLKLGRQEVVYDDSRIFGNVAWAQQARSHDMALIKYKEGTFKLDVGLAFNQSKENLIGTNLTTPKTYKSLQYAWLHKDWNNFSGSFLLLNNGLQSSNGIKYSQTLGTHLKAKKENLDLAANLYYQFGNDIANNDLSAYLLGLEANYKITDKTKIGLGVELQSGNDYNSTTGKNNAFTPFYGTNHKFNGFMDYFYVGNHANNVGLLDIYAKANFKLNTKSSLTAFVHSFSAAADINASVSKQLGTEIDLVYGYKFTKEIGVKAGYSQMLASKGMEALKMNTDNNTNNWGWVMVTIKPTLFSSKK; this comes from the coding sequence ATGAAGATAAATAAAATTTTTAGTATAATATTAATTCTAATAACATCATTAGCATATTCTCAATTTAAAATTGATGCAGAAATACGACCACGTGCAGAATACAGACATGGTTTTAAAACTTTATTTCCTGATAACGCTAATGCTGCCTTATTTACCTCACAAAGAACTCGATTAAACTTTACACAATCAATTAATAAATTAAACTTTTATGTAAGTGTACAAGACGTTAGAATTTGGGGAGATGTACCTCAATTAAATAGTGCCGATAATAACGGTTTAAGCATACATCAAGCTTGGGCTGAAATACTTTTAGATGGTAATTTCTCTTTAAAATTAGGTCGTCAAGAAGTTGTTTATGATGATAGTAGAATTTTTGGTAACGTAGCTTGGGCACAACAAGCACGTAGTCATGATATGGCATTAATAAAGTACAAAGAGGGTACTTTTAAATTAGATGTTGGTTTAGCTTTCAACCAATCAAAAGAAAACTTAATAGGAACAAATTTAACTACTCCTAAAACATATAAATCTCTACAATATGCTTGGTTACATAAAGATTGGAATAATTTTTCTGGTAGCTTTTTATTATTAAATAATGGATTACAATCTTCTAATGGTATTAAATATAGTCAAACATTAGGTACCCATTTAAAAGCAAAAAAAGAGAACTTAGATCTAGCTGCAAATTTATATTATCAATTTGGAAACGATATTGCTAATAATGATTTAAGTGCTTATTTATTAGGTTTAGAAGCAAATTATAAAATAACAGATAAAACAAAAATAGGTTTAGGTGTTGAATTACAAAGTGGTAACGACTATAATAGTACTACTGGTAAAAACAATGCTTTTACCCCCTTTTATGGTACAAACCACAAGTTTAATGGTTTTATGGACTATTTCTATGTAGGTAATCATGCTAATAATGTTGGTTTATTAGATATCTACGCAAAAGCTAATTTTAAATTAAATACAAAATCTAGTTTAACTGCTTTTGTACATAGTTTTTCTGCAGCAGCAGATATTAACGCTTCTGTTTCTAAACAATTAGGTACTGAAATAGATTTAGTTTATGGGTATAAGTTTACTAAAGAAATAGGAGTTAAAGCAGGTTATTCTCAAATGTTAGCTTCAAAAGGAATGGAAGCTTTAAAGATGAATACTGATAATAATACAAATAATTGGGGATGGGTAATGGTTACCATTAAACCAACTTTATTTTCATCAAAAAAATAA
- a CDS encoding metalloprotease: MKKIIKLMTLAILVSLQSCDKQEIEKDLDLNANSPEKGLLPSEVNNHNTAHNCATVSQFGPNSYWANTIVNTNETNFLKQQNNKASSLFGISNVPLYFAAGNGTFNALSYGPPNNYIIWGEEMLSGALNYGRSAVAYIVAHEVAHQIQFRQGYPSVTGASNTELEADGFAGYFLRRSYTTNWSDVIPAYNFAQSIAGSNGSSHGTAAQRRSSVRLGWLLANNGALSNADLDYNFFYYYNSHILPGKLKSSNLEKPKKINEELHKFMLTKIEELSDIHTGKISEEEYANLGNN; the protein is encoded by the coding sequence ATGAAAAAAATTATTAAATTAATGACGTTAGCTATTTTAGTTTCGTTACAAAGTTGTGACAAACAAGAAATAGAAAAAGATTTAGATTTAAACGCCAATTCACCAGAAAAAGGCCTTTTACCTAGTGAAGTAAACAATCACAATACAGCACATAACTGCGCTACTGTATCTCAATTTGGGCCTAATTCTTATTGGGCAAACACTATTGTAAATACTAATGAAACAAATTTTTTAAAGCAACAAAACAATAAAGCATCAAGTCTTTTTGGTATATCTAATGTACCTCTTTATTTTGCTGCAGGAAACGGTACATTTAACGCTCTTTCTTACGGACCTCCTAATAATTATATTATTTGGGGAGAAGAAATGCTTAGTGGTGCTTTAAATTACGGAAGATCTGCTGTAGCATATATTGTAGCACACGAAGTTGCGCATCAAATACAATTTAGACAAGGATATCCTTCAGTAACTGGAGCTTCTAATACAGAATTAGAAGCAGATGGTTTTGCTGGATATTTCTTAAGAAGAAGTTATACTACTAATTGGTCTGATGTTATTCCTGCATATAACTTTGCTCAATCTATAGCTGGTTCTAATGGATCATCTCATGGTACTGCTGCACAAAGACGTTCTTCTGTAAGATTAGGATGGTTATTAGCAAATAACGGTGCTTTATCTAATGCAGATCTTGATTACAACTTTTTTTACTACTATAATAGTCATATTCTTCCTGGTAAATTAAAATCAAGTAATCTTGAAAAGCCTAAAAAGATAAATGAAGAGTTACATAAATTTATGTTAACTAAAATAGAAGAGTTAAGCGATATTCATACAGGAAAAATTTCTGAAGAAGAATACGCTAACTTAGGTAATAACTAA